One window of Chloroflexota bacterium genomic DNA carries:
- a CDS encoding secretion system protein F → MTMLFWIIPLIIMWAVLAIFIGVYRMTAPEAKIESRLESVPLAAPARPRAPAYQQSHQVSGFIARQLARVGITDKIATSLARANLKLTVTEFVLLCIGLILGAFILGALITRHVIPGIALAIIVAFVPRFYLNRRESQRLKAFQDQLPDTLNLLVSSLQAGYGLLHAMEMVAQEMPDPTAEEFGKVVRETALGFSLPEALTHLTHRVNSDDLDLVVTAISVQHEVGGNLAQILESISATIRDRIRIKGEIAVMTTQQRMTGFVLSGMPFILGTIIMLINPEYMMVMFEPRWLFIPGSALGMMVVGNLVIRRILNQEF, encoded by the coding sequence GTGACGATGTTGTTCTGGATTATCCCATTGATCATCATGTGGGCCGTGCTGGCCATATTCATCGGCGTGTACCGGATGACGGCTCCCGAGGCCAAGATCGAGTCTCGGCTTGAGTCGGTCCCGCTGGCCGCGCCCGCTCGCCCGCGCGCCCCTGCCTATCAGCAATCGCATCAGGTCTCCGGGTTCATCGCCCGGCAGCTGGCGCGCGTGGGGATCACGGACAAGATCGCCACCAGCCTGGCCCGGGCCAACCTCAAACTCACCGTCACCGAGTTCGTGCTCCTGTGCATCGGCCTGATCCTGGGCGCCTTCATCCTGGGGGCCCTGATCACCCGCCACGTGATCCCCGGCATCGCCCTGGCCATCATCGTGGCCTTCGTCCCCCGCTTCTACCTGAACCGCCGGGAGAGCCAGCGGCTGAAGGCGTTCCAGGACCAGCTTCCGGATACCCTGAACCTCCTGGTCAGCTCGCTCCAGGCCGGCTACGGCCTCCTGCACGCCATGGAGATGGTCGCGCAGGAGATGCCCGACCCGACGGCGGAGGAGTTCGGCAAGGTGGTGCGGGAGACGGCCCTGGGGTTCTCACTGCCGGAGGCCCTCACCCACCTGACCCACCGGGTCAACAGCGACGATCTGGATCTGGTCGTCACCGCCATCAGCGTCCAGCACGAGGTAGGCGGCAACCTGGCGCAGATCCTCGAATCCATCAGCGCGACGATTCGTGATCGCATCCGGATCAAAGGCGAGATCGCCGTCATGACCACGCAACAGCGCATGACCGGCTTCGTGCTCAGCGGGATGCCCTTCATCCTGGGCACCATCATCATGCTCATCAACCCGGAGTACATGATGGTCATGTTCGAGCCCCGCTGGCTGTTCATCCCCGGGTCGGCCCTGGGGATGATGGTCGTCGGGAACCTGGTGATCCGACGTATCCTGAACCAGGAATTCTAG
- a CDS encoding type II secretion system F family protein — protein sequence MTATLLLISTLVSASVASFWAALRSPRSQSSIRKRFAQYVDTPMTAEEIELQQPLYERVIKPQFHRLLQWLGHLTPTGNLEELARQLIIAERPGGLSPLDFIGLKMLSGLIVGGATAAYLSARNMIPSAVILFGIAGVLAGQHLPNMWLKSRIKRRRAAITKALPDALDMLTICVDAGLGFDAALLKVAEKWDNPLSREFARVVSEIRMGVRRAEAMRHMAERTDVPEVHAFVAVLIQADRLGVSIADILHAQSDQLRMRRRQWAEEQARKAPIKMLFPLILFIFPALFTVILGPAVPRFIDVFASMKR from the coding sequence ATGACGGCTACACTGCTCCTCATCAGCACGCTGGTCAGCGCGAGCGTCGCGTCCTTCTGGGCGGCTCTGCGGAGCCCCCGGAGCCAGTCTTCCATCCGGAAGCGCTTCGCGCAATACGTCGACACGCCCATGACCGCTGAGGAGATCGAGCTGCAACAGCCGCTATACGAGCGCGTGATCAAGCCGCAGTTTCACCGCCTGTTGCAGTGGCTGGGGCATCTCACCCCCACGGGGAATCTGGAGGAACTCGCCCGCCAGCTCATCATCGCGGAGCGGCCGGGCGGCCTGAGCCCCCTCGATTTCATCGGGCTGAAGATGCTGTCCGGGCTCATCGTGGGCGGCGCGACCGCCGCCTACCTCAGCGCGAGGAACATGATCCCCTCCGCGGTGATCCTCTTCGGGATCGCCGGGGTCTTGGCCGGGCAACACCTGCCCAATATGTGGCTCAAGAGCCGCATCAAGCGCCGCAGGGCCGCCATCACCAAGGCGCTGCCCGACGCTTTGGACATGCTCACCATCTGTGTGGACGCCGGGCTCGGCTTCGATGCCGCCCTGTTGAAGGTGGCCGAGAAGTGGGACAACCCGCTCAGTCGCGAGTTCGCCCGCGTGGTCAGCGAGATCCGTATGGGGGTGCGACGGGCGGAGGCCATGCGACACATGGCCGAGCGAACGGACGTCCCGGAAGTCCATGCCTTCGTCGCCGTGCTCATCCAGGCCGACCGGCTCGGGGTCAGCATCGCGGACATCCTGCACGCCCAATCGGACCAGCTCCGTATGCGCCGACGCCAATGGGCGGAGGAGCAGGCACGCAAGGCCCCTATCAAGATGCTGTTCCCCCTGATCCTGTTCATCTTCCCGGCCTTATTCACCGTGATCCTGGGGCCCGCCGTGCCGCGATTCATCGATGTCTTTGCCAGTATGAAGAGATAG